In the Hyphomicrobiales bacterium genome, one interval contains:
- a CDS encoding hypothetical protein (Evidence 5 : Unknown function), giving the protein MSSANTLVLLGAWSQSLLQQHCDWLHFLGELPDTIPGSSKIGRKLGADRFGIGHRGNRSH; this is encoded by the coding sequence ATGTCTTCGGCAAACACCCTTGTTCTTTTGGGTGCATGGAGCCAAAGTTTGCTTCAGCAGCACTGTGACTGGTTGCATTTTTTGGGCGAATTGCCAGATACAATTCCAGGATCAAGCAAGATCGGACGCAAACTAGGCGCCGACCGCTTCGGGATAGGGCATCGCGGCAACCGCAGTCACTAG
- a CDS encoding transposase — translation MNQLGMPVSDDTILRHLKRMALQIDDEPPARIIGIDDWSWRKSWRYGTIIVDLERRKVMDILEDRSVASVAQWLKRHPSIEVVSRDRCGLYAQAAREGAPQASQVADRFHLFQNLRLAIEEQMSLSGRATGRALLPDEDIETDHDDRALHEEAPGMRLRNQLRRTHRQSRKEVFETVHALSKEGLTCSEIARRTGYGRRSIAKWLTFETPPDRRRGALQPTSPLYFEAFLTQCWKDGNRRGRHLFHDIKHRGYTGSFSNLERLLATWRRAERPESDKDKDKDKDKDKDDAAPARVGVVDSTYDNAPVRDPHTGHWISPVVAAALCIKPRGALTVNQERKVDALKQGSDTFATLRSLSMRFRGIFHSRNSARLEDWIDDAIHSGLVFLARFARVLRRDIDAVCNAIDLPWSNGQAEGQINRLKTIKRAMYGRAGAELLRVRMMPIQLSDLHTK, via the coding sequence ATGAACCAGCTCGGGATGCCGGTCAGCGACGACACCATCCTTCGGCACTTGAAGCGCATGGCTTTACAGATCGACGACGAGCCCCCCGCTCGGATCATCGGTATCGATGACTGGAGTTGGAGGAAATCGTGGCGCTACGGCACGATCATCGTTGATCTCGAGCGCCGAAAGGTCATGGACATTCTCGAGGACCGGAGCGTGGCGAGCGTTGCACAATGGTTGAAGCGGCATCCCTCCATTGAGGTGGTCAGTCGAGATCGATGCGGGCTATACGCGCAGGCTGCTCGTGAAGGTGCCCCGCAAGCGTCTCAGGTGGCTGACCGCTTTCATCTCTTCCAGAACCTGCGTCTTGCGATCGAGGAACAGATGAGCCTCTCCGGCCGAGCTACAGGCAGGGCACTGCTGCCAGACGAGGACATCGAGACTGATCATGACGATCGAGCTTTGCATGAGGAGGCGCCTGGAATGCGGTTGCGCAATCAGCTTCGACGGACACATAGGCAGTCCCGGAAGGAGGTGTTCGAGACGGTGCACGCCTTGAGCAAAGAAGGCCTGACCTGCTCGGAGATTGCGCGTCGCACTGGATATGGCCGCCGCAGCATCGCGAAATGGCTGACGTTTGAAACGCCACCCGACCGACGCAGGGGAGCGTTGCAGCCGACATCTCCCCTGTATTTCGAAGCCTTTCTCACCCAATGTTGGAAGGACGGCAACCGCCGTGGGCGGCATCTGTTTCATGACATCAAGCATCGCGGGTACACCGGCAGCTTTTCCAATCTTGAACGCCTCCTGGCAACCTGGCGCCGCGCCGAGAGACCGGAATCGGATAAGGATAAGGATAAGGATAAGGATAAGGATAAGGATGATGCGGCGCCGGCTCGGGTTGGCGTCGTCGACAGTACATACGATAATGCGCCTGTGCGTGATCCGCACACTGGCCACTGGATCTCGCCGGTTGTCGCCGCTGCTCTCTGCATCAAGCCGCGCGGCGCGCTGACCGTCAATCAAGAGCGGAAAGTGGACGCCCTCAAGCAGGGATCAGATACCTTTGCGACTTTGCGCAGCTTATCCATGCGGTTTCGCGGAATATTTCATAGCCGAAATTCGGCAAGGCTCGAAGATTGGATTGATGATGCCATTCATTCTGGCCTGGTTTTCCTGGCCCGTTTTGCCCGCGTCCTTCGCCGCGATATCGACGCCGTCTGTAACGCCATCGACCTGCCTTGGAGCAATGGTCAAGCGGAAGGTCAGATCAACCGACTGAAGACGATCAAGCGCGCTATGTATGGCCGAGCGGGTGCAGAGCTTCTCAGAGTGCGGATGATGCCCATCCAATTGTCCGATCTCCACACAAAGTGA
- a CDS encoding conserved hypothetical protein (Evidence 4 : Unknown function but conserved in other organisms) — translation MRRRVSRLAIQHLSAGARILLGSAKPWPGFEHSLKSYVLVDRDDDAISLRDDHGEIHKHPLHEGRPTDPLTSEIYWAGPLPTPQTGLFPIAWARLLNSAGRSAVMLHMLRFDGAHATAEFVFPAYAAQAHEGLDHFTNLVSERDKPFEGEIVGSAAFHRQHVLVALPDGFHARPGDLVGAASIKLEMTPEGAFLAELEDAVILRFFRSREELGEALPTWSVSAVNPFEFGPADDREFDRLLGAARARTEPNEAIVYRYEHDGTHIVAGRGALFFDTGAAEDTLSNHRCAPGLWIVEQATGWSHQCLEGEVDFGIDATWRPATPADVLRFGLTPEQVSQTIAELREIEPLPTLCDEAIEAACAAGGPSLGLTAG, via the coding sequence ATGCGTCGCCGCGTCTCGCGACTCGCCATCCAACATCTCTCTGCCGGCGCGCGTATCCTTCTCGGGTCCGCCAAGCCCTGGCCTGGCTTCGAGCACAGTCTCAAGTCGTATGTCCTGGTCGATCGTGACGACGACGCCATTAGCCTCCGCGACGACCATGGCGAGATCCACAAGCATCCTCTCCACGAAGGCCGTCCGACCGATCCGCTGACAAGCGAGATCTATTGGGCCGGGCCTCTGCCGACGCCGCAAACGGGGCTGTTCCCAATCGCGTGGGCCCGCCTTCTGAATTCCGCTGGACGTTCAGCTGTCATGCTGCACATGCTGCGCTTTGACGGCGCCCACGCGACCGCTGAATTCGTCTTCCCAGCCTATGCTGCGCAAGCGCATGAAGGATTGGATCACTTCACGAACTTGGTCTCCGAAAGAGACAAGCCGTTCGAGGGCGAGATCGTCGGGTCGGCCGCGTTCCACCGGCAGCACGTTCTTGTGGCGTTGCCGGACGGCTTTCACGCTCGCCCAGGAGACTTGGTGGGCGCCGCATCGATCAAGCTGGAAATGACACCGGAAGGAGCCTTCCTCGCCGAGCTGGAGGATGCCGTGATCCTTCGCTTCTTCAGGAGCCGTGAGGAACTGGGCGAAGCGCTGCCCACTTGGTCCGTCTCGGCGGTCAATCCCTTCGAATTCGGCCCGGCGGACGACCGGGAGTTCGACCGCCTGCTCGGAGCCGCGCGCGCCAGGACGGAGCCAAACGAGGCGATCGTCTACCGGTATGAGCACGATGGCACCCATATCGTAGCGGGGAGGGGAGCTCTCTTCTTCGATACCGGCGCGGCCGAGGACACGTTGTCGAACCATCGCTGCGCACCCGGCCTATGGATCGTCGAGCAGGCGACCGGCTGGTCGCATCAATGCCTCGAGGGTGAAGTCGATTTCGGGATCGACGCAACCTGGCGCCCGGCGACGCCGGCTGACGTGCTGCGCTTCGGCCTCACACCCGAACAGGTCTCGCAGACAATCGCCGAGCTGCGCGAGATCGAGCCACTGCCGACGCTGTGTGATGAAGCGATCGAAGCCGCCTGCGCTGCCGGCGGACCCAGCCTGGGTCTCACGGCAGGCTAA
- a CDS encoding conserved hypothetical protein (Evidence 4 : Unknown function but conserved in other organisms) → MQQDNAPATELPPVASYVLLADSRGAPQVFLERRGYHDEDYWAIARHGFVLDREHLDFVYEGLPSGRTEEHLKATRFTLAEALNLWKEVVGSPELLQYGTPRYAYGRPAA, encoded by the coding sequence ATGCAACAGGACAACGCCCCCGCAACCGAGCTCCCGCCGGTCGCCTCCTACGTTTTGCTCGCGGATAGCCGCGGAGCACCACAGGTCTTCCTCGAACGCCGCGGCTATCACGACGAGGACTATTGGGCGATCGCCCGACACGGCTTCGTCCTGGACCGCGAGCATCTCGACTTCGTCTATGAAGGCCTTCCGTCCGGCAGGACCGAGGAGCACCTGAAGGCGACGCGCTTCACGCTCGCCGAGGCACTGAACCTATGGAAGGAGGTCGTCGGCTCGCCGGAGCTGCTGCAGTACGGCACGCCGCGTTACGCCTATGGCCGGCCGGCTGCCTGA